One Cydia splendana chromosome 21, ilCydSple1.2, whole genome shotgun sequence genomic region harbors:
- the LOC134801254 gene encoding golgin subfamily A member 7, whose translation MANNRIPSGPNTPGSQQTPTQQGIKIFIQRDYSEGTAVKFQTRFPPELEDRIERQTFEYTMERLNEHFEMAETADCSTYCEGCLACLTAYFIYICTETHYEKHLRKVSKFIATQNERVYNPKGIHITDPILRGLRVIEITIIDMPNYQSPTGNSNQIRHT comes from the exons ATGGCGAATAATCGTATCCCCTCTGGCCCTAATACGCCTGGTAGCCAACAGACTCCTACCCAACAAGGAATAAAGATATTTATCCAAAGGGACTATTCTGAAGGCACGGCAGTTAAATTCCAGACTAGATTTCCTCCAGAACTGGAAGATCGA ATTGAACGACAAACCTTCGAGTATACTATGGAAAGATTGAATGAGCATTTTGAGATGGCGGAGACGGCGGACTGCAGTACATATTGTGAAGGCTGCTTGGCGTGTCTCACGGCATACTTCATCTACATTTGTACTGAAACACATTATGAAAAG CACCTCCGGAAAGTGTCAAAATTCATAGCGACGCAGAACGAACGGGTGTACAACCCCAAAGGCATTCACATCACCGACCCGATCCTCCGGGGGCTCCGGGTCATCGAGATCACCATCATCGACATGCCCAACTATCAGAGCCCCACAGGGAACTCCAATCAGATCCGACACACTTGA